A genomic region of Gemmata massiliana contains the following coding sequences:
- a CDS encoding GNAT family N-acetyltransferase, which produces MTTIVRPIRDTDRAEWLRMRHVLWPEGTADEHAAEIADYLNGRPPTESGLLLASAVFVAERASGGLCGLLEASIRTCAEGCETNRVGYVEGWFVDPDVRRSGIGKQLVAAAEAWATERGCREMASDAYVENTVSRDAHRALGFTESCRLAHFSKTLSGPTSADRTNEHRLTLLALAGTFAVCKLPVGCAIPEWATTAKGLFSITRTADELSIVCAEAAVPEDVQCERDRRCLRVAGAMPFALVGVLAVLTAPLASAGVSVFAVSTFDTDYLLLKARDFENAIRALRAAGHVVEARAGE; this is translated from the coding sequence ATGACGACAATCGTTCGCCCGATTCGTGACACGGATCGGGCCGAGTGGCTGCGTATGCGGCACGTGCTCTGGCCGGAAGGAACGGCGGACGAACACGCCGCCGAGATCGCGGACTATTTGAACGGCCGGCCCCCGACCGAATCCGGGCTGCTTCTGGCGTCCGCGGTGTTTGTTGCGGAACGAGCGAGCGGTGGTTTGTGCGGGCTCCTGGAAGCGTCCATTCGGACGTGTGCGGAGGGCTGCGAAACCAATCGCGTGGGGTACGTTGAAGGCTGGTTCGTGGACCCGGACGTGCGCCGGAGTGGGATCGGGAAGCAACTCGTTGCGGCAGCGGAAGCGTGGGCCACCGAACGCGGGTGCCGGGAAATGGCGTCGGACGCCTACGTCGAAAACACCGTCAGCCGCGACGCCCACCGCGCGCTCGGGTTCACCGAATCGTGCCGGCTGGCCCACTTCAGCAAAACACTGTCCGGCCCGACAAGCGCCGATCGCACGAACGAACACCGACTCACGCTGCTCGCGCTTGCCGGAACATTCGCGGTGTGCAAGTTGCCGGTCGGTTGTGCAATTCCGGAGTGGGCGACCACCGCAAAGGGCTTGTTCTCGATTACCCGAACCGCGGATGAGCTTTCTATCGTGTGTGCAGAGGCTGCGGTGCCCGAAGACGTGCAATGCGAGCGCGACCGGCGGTGCTTGCGGGTCGCGGGCGCGATGCCGTTCGCGCTGGTCGGTGTGCTGGCAGTGCTCACGGCCCCGCTCGCCAGTGCGGGCGTAAGCGTGTTCGCCGTTTCGACCTTCGACACCGACTATCTCTTGCTGAAAGCCCGCGACTTCGAGAACGCGATCCGTGCGTTGCGAGCAGCCGGACACGTTGTTGAAGCAAGAGCGGGCGAGTAA
- the fabG gene encoding 3-oxoacyl-ACP reductase FabG: MITYNFSGKVVLVTGSSRGIGAGVLTAFARAGATCVLHFWDDPTGANRKDAEALAAEFRGLESKPPVHIFAGDVRNAAQVEALMKQVKDQCGGLDVLVNNAGIIKDRTLKKMTLDEWHAVIQTNLDGVFHCCKYGTEILRDGGRIVNVASVAGLVGFHGQTNYAAAKAGVIGLTRVLSKELARRQITANAVAPGVIQTPMLGEIKPEVMTEYLKQIPAGRLGKPEDIANAVLFLAAEESGYITGQVLPVTGGWV, encoded by the coding sequence ATGATTACTTACAACTTCTCCGGCAAAGTGGTTCTCGTTACCGGTAGCTCGCGCGGGATCGGCGCGGGCGTGCTGACCGCGTTCGCGCGGGCCGGCGCGACGTGCGTGCTCCACTTCTGGGACGACCCCACGGGCGCGAACCGCAAGGACGCCGAAGCGCTGGCGGCCGAGTTCCGCGGACTGGAGAGCAAGCCGCCGGTTCACATTTTCGCGGGCGACGTGCGCAACGCGGCCCAGGTCGAAGCCCTCATGAAGCAGGTGAAGGACCAGTGCGGCGGGCTGGACGTGCTCGTGAACAACGCGGGCATCATCAAGGACCGCACGCTGAAAAAGATGACGCTCGACGAATGGCACGCGGTCATTCAGACGAACCTCGACGGCGTGTTCCACTGCTGCAAGTACGGCACCGAGATCCTGCGCGACGGCGGGCGCATCGTGAACGTCGCATCGGTCGCGGGGCTGGTCGGCTTCCACGGCCAGACCAACTACGCCGCCGCGAAAGCCGGGGTGATCGGCCTCACGCGCGTGCTGTCGAAGGAACTCGCGCGTCGGCAGATCACCGCCAACGCGGTCGCGCCGGGCGTGATCCAGACGCCGATGCTCGGCGAGATCAAGCCCGAGGTCATGACCGAATACCTGAAGCAGATCCCCGCGGGGCGCCTGGGCAAACCGGAAGACATCGCGAACGCGGTGCTGTTCCTCGCGGCCGAGGAGAGCGGGTACATCACCGGGCAGGTGCTCCCCGTCACCGGCGGGTGGGTGTGA
- a CDS encoding alpha/beta hydrolase: protein MRYNYHQLDSLLDDEASAMNVLWVLAALGVSAPADDKSALFEKHADIAYRTDKGADKARHVLDVYVPKGKKGFPTVLFVHGGSWKSGNKNIYASLGQSLAADGIGCVICNYRLSPQVQHPGHIEDVAKAFAWTAENIAKYGGKQEQLFLCGHSAGGHLVSLLVTDEQYLKAEKHSPKEIKGVASLSGVYRIIAGERVFDGPFGKDEKVCKLASPLTHAAGKHPPFFIAYADNDFPQLDKMAEDMHAALKKVDSPTELIKCKERNHYTIIIQFVNDADPLNKAFRAFVEKNCK from the coding sequence GTGCGCTACAATTACCACCAGTTGGACTCCCTACTCGACGACGAGGCGAGCGCGATGAACGTACTGTGGGTGCTGGCGGCGCTGGGCGTCAGCGCGCCGGCCGACGACAAATCGGCGCTGTTCGAGAAACACGCCGACATCGCGTACCGCACGGACAAGGGCGCAGACAAGGCACGACACGTCCTCGATGTGTACGTTCCGAAGGGCAAAAAGGGCTTTCCGACCGTGCTGTTCGTCCACGGTGGGAGCTGGAAGAGCGGTAACAAGAACATCTACGCGTCCCTCGGTCAGTCGCTCGCGGCCGACGGCATCGGGTGCGTGATCTGCAACTATCGCCTTTCACCTCAAGTGCAGCACCCGGGCCATATTGAAGACGTGGCGAAGGCGTTCGCGTGGACGGCCGAGAACATCGCGAAGTACGGGGGCAAGCAGGAGCAGCTCTTCCTGTGCGGGCACTCCGCGGGCGGGCACCTCGTGTCGCTACTCGTGACAGACGAGCAGTACCTCAAGGCGGAAAAACATTCCCCGAAAGAGATTAAGGGCGTCGCGTCGTTGAGCGGTGTGTACCGGATTATTGCGGGCGAAAGGGTGTTCGACGGACCGTTCGGTAAGGACGAGAAGGTGTGCAAGCTCGCGTCCCCGCTGACCCACGCGGCCGGCAAGCACCCGCCGTTCTTCATCGCCTACGCGGACAACGATTTCCCGCAACTCGACAAGATGGCCGAAGACATGCACGCGGCACTGAAGAAAGTCGATAGCCCGACCGAACTCATCAAGTGCAAGGAGCGCAACCACTACACAATCATCATCCAGTTCGTGAACGACGCGGATCCGCTGAACAAGGCGTTTCGCGCGTTCGTCGAGAAGAACTGCAAGTAA
- a CDS encoding metallophosphoesterase family protein, protein MAIRLAHFSDIHLTARPLGWRVRDTFNKRTTGLINVRLLGRGARFFHANDVTAALRTEFASRGFDHLVFSGDATALGFPSEMAEAATRLGVGDAALPPGIAVPGNHDLYIRRSVRDRFFETPFAPWQQGQRVSAHSYPFAQKVGHVWLIALNSAKPNVLFWDATGRVGVPQLESFRALCATLDAGPRIVVSHYPLLKEGHQIEPRWHRLHDWHAARDIAAECGVSLWLHGHRHHWYTLPTAPNLPFPTICTGSSTQTRRWGYHDYTVDGWHLKGQRRVYDLATRAFVDTDTFEFALPRS, encoded by the coding sequence ATGGCAATCCGACTCGCGCACTTCAGCGACATTCACCTGACCGCCCGGCCGCTCGGTTGGCGGGTGCGGGACACGTTCAACAAGCGCACCACGGGCCTGATAAACGTGAGGTTGCTCGGGCGCGGGGCGCGGTTCTTCCACGCGAACGACGTCACGGCCGCGCTCCGGACCGAGTTCGCGTCGCGCGGCTTCGACCACCTCGTGTTCTCCGGCGACGCGACCGCACTCGGCTTCCCCTCCGAGATGGCCGAAGCGGCGACGCGGCTCGGGGTGGGCGACGCGGCCCTTCCGCCCGGGATCGCCGTTCCGGGCAACCACGACCTCTACATCCGGCGCTCGGTCCGCGACCGGTTCTTTGAAACGCCCTTCGCGCCGTGGCAACAAGGGCAGCGAGTAAGCGCGCACTCGTACCCGTTTGCACAGAAAGTCGGGCACGTGTGGCTGATCGCGCTCAACTCCGCGAAGCCGAACGTTCTTTTCTGGGACGCGACCGGGCGCGTCGGAGTTCCGCAGCTCGAAAGCTTTCGAGCGCTGTGCGCCACGCTGGACGCCGGCCCGCGCATCGTCGTAAGTCATTACCCGCTTTTGAAAGAGGGGCACCAGATCGAACCCCGCTGGCACCGGCTCCACGACTGGCACGCGGCACGCGACATCGCAGCCGAGTGCGGCGTGAGCTTGTGGTTGCACGGGCACCGGCACCACTGGTACACGCTACCGACCGCACCGAACCTGCCGTTCCCGACGATCTGCACTGGGAGTTCCACACAAACGCGCCGGTGGGGCTACCACGATTACACCGTCGATGGCTGGCACCTGAAGGGGCAACGTCGCGTGTACGACCTGGCGACGCGAGCGTTCGTGGACACAGACACGTTCGAGTTCGCGCTGCCGCGGAGTTGA
- a CDS encoding ArsC family (seleno)protein — translation MPQQIDWLYHRKSCITCKRAEASRDAIGVPVKEIVNATKVRYSADDALALLDGVDTLIAMKGPKVETFDLKNDRPDDETLLARMMGPTGNLRAPTARVGRTLVVGFNDEVYSRVFAD, via the coding sequence GTGCCCCAACAAATCGACTGGCTGTATCACCGAAAATCGTGCATCACCTGCAAACGGGCGGAAGCGTCGCGCGATGCCATCGGTGTGCCCGTGAAGGAAATCGTAAACGCGACCAAAGTTCGCTACAGTGCGGACGATGCGCTTGCGCTACTCGACGGCGTCGACACGCTCATTGCCATGAAGGGGCCGAAGGTCGAGACGTTCGACTTGAAGAACGACCGCCCCGACGACGAGACGCTCCTCGCACGCATGATGGGGCCGACGGGCAACCTGCGGGCGCCGACGGCCCGCGTCGGTCGGACACTCGTGGTCGGGTTCAACGACGAAGTCTACTCCCGCGTGTTTGCCGACTGA